A stretch of Palaemon carinicauda isolate YSFRI2023 chromosome 36, ASM3689809v2, whole genome shotgun sequence DNA encodes these proteins:
- the LOC137628393 gene encoding N-acetylneuraminate 9-O-acetyltransferase-like, protein MLKFALVFLLVFTLSVIMFLYDARNLVTDQVKLTDVSMSTVHESNSVHGLIHLKPHTQSCKCHSMFTIGACGMEEVASLRGNDALWVSATAGLNRARLEQDILMMPHLQTISNYLPQLFKLNTTPVAMMNSDEAQVNKYISRASESLPFLLCNMHLYTPADVGKCTRKILEDTGQPLRIAFIGDSRVRNTMEQIIRSTQHEIKYRLPREPNEQNTSVEFLNQKSKINIPAIGDGIELRLHWSAYLDLDRNPKDVSQQGAKDLLEAWSRGTPGPDDGPIPDMAYITSGMWDASMFPEDAAADGFISTLEKMAPILKKLATRTIVLWHIHGPIKEWLALRDVPNGALDIMNRVSWRWLRDSNVWLWDSRTVLMLRELSECMYLNQSTLNTQIPTEWGCSDFQHAGKDVEDAAANMLWNLACNKVLEFSSEHCCA, encoded by the coding sequence ATGCTTAAATTTGCACTAGTATTCCTGTTGGTGTTCACACTCAGTGTGATAATGTTTCTATATGATGCAAGAAATCTAGTCACAGATCAGGTAAAACTTACAGACGTCAGTATGTCAACTGTTCATGAATCAAACAGTGTACATGGTTTGATACACTTGAAACCACACACCCAGAGCTGTAAGTGTCACTCCATGTTCACTATCGGAGCTTGTGGGATGGAAGAGGTGGCATCCTTGAGAGGAAATGATGCTCTGTGGGTCTCTGCTACCGCAGGACTAAACAGAGCTAGACTTGAGCAGGATATTTTGATGATGCCTCATCTACAGACGATATCTAACTATCTGCCTCAACTATTTAAGCTCAACACAACTCCTGTAGCGATGATGAATAGTGATGAAGCACAGGTCAACAAGTACATAAGCAGAGCATCTGAAAGCCTTCCATTTCTGTTATGTAATATGCATTTGTACACTCCCGCTGATGTAGGAAAGTGCACGAGGAAGATTCTAGAAGATACTGGCCAGCCACTTCGCATAGCTTTTATTGGCGATTCGAGAGTGCGTAATACCATGGAACAGATTATTCGTTCCACTCAGCATGAAATTAAGTATCGCTTACCAAGAGAACCTAACGAACAAAATACATCGGTTGAATTCCTAAATCAAAAGAGCAAAATTAACATCCCAGCCATAGGCGATGGCATCGAGCTACGCCTTCACTGGTCAGCATACCTCGACTTGGACAGAAACCCTAAAGACGTTTCTCAGCAAGGAGCCAAGGACCTACTGGAAGCCTGGTCTCGAGGAACTCCAGGTCCTGACGATGGGCCAATCCCTGACATGGCTTACATCACATCAGGCATGTGGGATGCTTCTATGTTTCCCGAAGATGCGGCAGCAGATGGCTTTATATCTACCTTGGAGAAGATGGCTCCAATACTCAAGAAACTCGCCACGCGAACAATCGTACTCTGGCATATCCACGGCCCCATAAAGGAGTGGCTCGCCCTGAGGGACGTTCCAAACGGCGCTCTGGACATCATGAACAGGGTGTCGTGGCGGTGGCTGCGCGACAGCAACGTGTGGCTATGGGATTCTCGCACAGTCTTGATGCTGAGAGAGCTGTCAGAGTGCATGTATCTAAACCAAAGCACTCTGAACACACAGATCCCCACAGAATGGGGATGCTCCGATTTCCAGCATGCTGGAAAAGACGTTGAAGATGCAGCTGCTAATATGTTGTGGAATCTAGCTTGCAATAAAGTTTTGGAGTTTTCCTCTGAACACTGTTGTGCTTAA